A portion of the Streptomyces sp. NBC_00376 genome contains these proteins:
- a CDS encoding DEAD/DEAH box helicase: MAAISERRRRADIVRYWRAVEMFSPQKVEKTSPPKHMYPVESGRPLPWEEGHPVRRRSPGRNMVRQHTVYCGVYPVASVRDVLLDVFGGSEEDHDGRVDGDSALLAFEVTDEGLLVQDSITFSACAWATGRSRKPGPGAQGWLDGFEAEADECESVVLGIGDGKVTIADTAPGRRQRPFAGLLCEITVGAVGGALNAAFGPVLGDLAVGALSGAVDAVADSGARRSTRREDDGPLDGSPLDEGDAADAADGDEGPPRLGEKPLTVRDLSAVTRWVAEQFGVTDDLRPETIRVQCKSVSRRKAGRSGGSDFLNSFIAADLGLVAGSLSKDEPGPALRDYLTASTALRGRARIDLKHDPGAVLDGVQPVHFPLGRWPAKTEHPLVLSQQFAVNRIVEQLADTDGLYAVNGPPGTGKTTQLRDLIASVLVMRAERLAELRRPEDAFTGQPHRWSTGTYQRSVASLKPELTGYEMVIASANNGAVENVSNEIPALESVAAEWREEASFFPEQGRLVLDGVPAWGTLAAKLGNKGNRSDFRSKYWFGPPREERAERGEGMRDVLKAAASRGFDLMWWRESVARFRDARQTVQALQDERQRAYEALLDFNGSDAAVTTSQEAVLSAQQDLDALRQPAAEARAARGRAQRDLVGPAGRRAEHRRHRPGLTAGIFTLGAAQRDWQTEDQLLAEAEQAARAAYEEHTQAAAAYDRAEAARRDVLDEARQVLQAAEGRHAQLRATLGAALERWDTFIPGQEERGERTEEDARELSSPWSDPEFTKARTRLFLAAMDLHRAFIEGAADRMRKNLDAAMDVLCGDAPKTLKPEVALAAWQSLFLALPVVSTTFASLDRMFTGLGPRSLGWMLIDEAGQATAQMPVGALWRARRGVIVGDPLQLEPVVTLPHTGQQALRRTFGVSEEWEPSRTSAQRVADRLNSYGTWLPAPQGSEDDRVWVGSPLRVHRRCDDPMFTISNEIAYDGLMVHGVHRDDDYAVARRGVWWPVSGGRAPQGKWSPDEGDCANVIVHRLVDQGLDPERELFVISPFRDVVAGLRRSLCRVVPRDRVGTVHTTQGKEADVVLLVLGAGGDKAGPRAWAASAPNLLNVAVSRARRRLFVVGDHDAWRGHQHFDVLARQLPCISEAEQAAMRELAPTVLAEGCRCR, from the coding sequence ATGGCGGCGATCAGTGAGCGACGGCGCAGGGCGGACATCGTGCGCTACTGGCGGGCGGTGGAGATGTTCAGCCCGCAGAAGGTGGAGAAGACCTCGCCGCCGAAGCACATGTATCCCGTGGAATCCGGGCGTCCTCTGCCGTGGGAAGAGGGGCATCCCGTACGGCGGCGGAGCCCGGGTCGGAACATGGTCAGGCAGCACACCGTCTACTGCGGGGTTTACCCGGTCGCGTCCGTCCGCGATGTCCTGCTCGATGTCTTCGGCGGCAGCGAGGAGGACCACGACGGCCGCGTGGACGGTGACAGCGCCCTGCTGGCCTTCGAGGTCACGGATGAAGGGCTGCTGGTCCAGGACTCCATCACCTTCTCCGCGTGCGCCTGGGCGACGGGGCGCAGCCGTAAGCCCGGCCCCGGGGCTCAGGGCTGGCTCGACGGCTTCGAGGCGGAAGCCGACGAGTGCGAAAGTGTTGTGCTGGGTATCGGCGACGGCAAGGTGACGATCGCGGACACCGCGCCAGGGCGGCGGCAGCGGCCTTTCGCGGGGTTGCTGTGCGAGATCACGGTCGGCGCGGTCGGCGGTGCCTTGAACGCCGCGTTCGGACCGGTGCTCGGTGACCTGGCGGTTGGTGCCCTCTCCGGCGCCGTCGACGCAGTGGCCGACAGCGGTGCAAGGCGCTCCACCAGGCGCGAGGACGACGGGCCGCTGGACGGGAGCCCGTTGGACGAGGGCGACGCAGCTGATGCGGCAGATGGCGACGAGGGTCCGCCACGGCTCGGCGAGAAGCCGTTGACCGTGCGTGACCTGTCGGCCGTCACCCGCTGGGTGGCAGAACAGTTCGGCGTCACCGACGATCTGCGGCCGGAGACGATTCGGGTCCAGTGCAAATCTGTGTCCCGGCGAAAGGCGGGCCGGTCGGGCGGGTCGGACTTCCTGAACAGCTTCATCGCGGCGGACCTCGGCCTGGTCGCGGGCAGCCTCAGCAAGGACGAGCCAGGGCCTGCGCTACGGGACTACCTGACCGCCTCGACCGCGCTGCGCGGCCGTGCGCGCATCGACCTCAAGCACGACCCCGGAGCGGTACTCGATGGTGTGCAGCCGGTCCATTTCCCGCTCGGGCGATGGCCGGCGAAGACGGAGCACCCGCTGGTGCTGAGCCAGCAGTTCGCAGTGAACCGGATCGTGGAGCAACTCGCCGACACCGATGGCCTGTACGCGGTGAACGGCCCGCCCGGTACAGGCAAGACCACACAGCTACGGGACCTCATCGCCTCCGTGCTGGTCATGAGGGCGGAGCGCCTGGCTGAACTCCGAAGGCCCGAAGACGCGTTCACCGGCCAGCCGCATCGCTGGAGTACCGGCACCTACCAGCGGTCCGTCGCGTCGCTCAAACCGGAGCTGACGGGTTACGAGATGGTGATCGCGTCGGCCAACAACGGCGCTGTCGAGAATGTCTCCAACGAGATTCCCGCGCTCGAATCCGTCGCCGCGGAGTGGCGGGAGGAAGCGTCCTTCTTCCCGGAACAGGGACGACTCGTCCTCGACGGCGTACCGGCGTGGGGAACCCTCGCCGCAAAGCTCGGCAACAAGGGGAACCGTTCGGATTTCCGCAGCAAGTACTGGTTCGGCCCTCCGCGCGAGGAGCGGGCCGAGCGTGGCGAAGGCATGCGGGACGTCCTGAAGGCGGCTGCTTCACGCGGCTTCGACCTGATGTGGTGGCGGGAGTCCGTCGCTCGTTTCCGGGACGCACGGCAGACGGTGCAGGCCCTGCAGGACGAGCGTCAGCGAGCGTATGAGGCACTCCTGGATTTCAACGGTTCGGACGCGGCTGTCACTACTTCCCAGGAGGCGGTTCTCAGTGCTCAGCAGGATCTGGACGCACTTCGGCAACCGGCCGCGGAGGCCCGTGCGGCTCGCGGCCGAGCGCAGAGGGACCTCGTCGGCCCCGCGGGCCGGAGGGCGGAGCACCGCCGGCACCGTCCCGGCCTGACCGCGGGCATCTTCACGCTCGGCGCGGCGCAGCGCGACTGGCAGACGGAGGATCAGCTGCTGGCCGAGGCGGAGCAGGCAGCTCGGGCCGCGTACGAGGAACACACCCAGGCGGCCGCCGCGTACGACCGGGCCGAAGCGGCCCGCAGAGATGTCCTGGACGAAGCCAGGCAGGTGCTCCAAGCGGCGGAAGGACGCCACGCACAACTCCGGGCCACCTTGGGGGCAGCCCTTGAGCGCTGGGACACTTTCATTCCGGGCCAAGAAGAGCGCGGTGAGCGGACGGAGGAGGATGCCAGGGAGCTCTCCTCGCCCTGGTCCGATCCCGAGTTCACCAAGGCCCGCACACGACTCTTTCTCGCCGCGATGGATCTGCACCGTGCGTTCATCGAAGGCGCGGCAGACCGGATGCGCAAGAATCTCGACGCCGCGATGGACGTCCTCTGCGGCGACGCTCCCAAGACACTGAAACCGGAAGTGGCGCTGGCGGCCTGGCAGAGTCTCTTCCTCGCTCTGCCGGTCGTCTCCACCACATTCGCCTCACTGGACCGGATGTTCACCGGTCTGGGGCCCCGGTCGCTGGGCTGGATGCTGATCGACGAGGCCGGCCAGGCGACCGCCCAGATGCCGGTGGGTGCCCTGTGGCGGGCGCGCAGAGGCGTCATCGTGGGCGATCCGCTGCAGCTGGAGCCGGTGGTCACGCTGCCGCACACGGGCCAGCAGGCGCTTCGCCGTACGTTCGGTGTGTCTGAGGAGTGGGAACCGTCCCGCACCTCGGCGCAGCGCGTCGCGGACCGGCTGAACAGCTACGGCACATGGCTTCCGGCACCTCAGGGTTCTGAGGACGACCGGGTCTGGGTGGGGTCGCCGCTGCGCGTGCACCGGCGCTGCGACGACCCGATGTTCACGATCAGCAACGAGATCGCCTACGACGGGCTCATGGTGCACGGGGTGCACCGGGACGACGATTACGCGGTGGCCCGGCGCGGGGTGTGGTGGCCGGTGAGCGGCGGGCGGGCACCGCAGGGCAAGTGGTCGCCGGACGAGGGGGATTGCGCGAACGTCATCGTGCACCGGCTGGTCGACCAGGGCCTGGATCCTGAGCGTGAGCTCTTCGTCATCAGCCCGTTCCGGGATGTCGTGGCCGGACTCCGTCGCAGCCTGTGCCGGGTTGTCCCCCGTGACAGGGTGGGCACCGTGCATACGACCCAGGGGAAGGAAGCCGACGTAGTGCTGCTGGTCCTCGGCGCGGGCGGGGACAAAGCAGGCCCGCGAGCCTGGGCGGCCTCCGCCCCGAACCTGCTGAACGTCGCGGTGAGTCGCGCTCGTCGGCGGCTGTTCGTCGTGGGAGACCATGACGCATGGCGTGGACACCAGCACTTCGACGTGCTCGCACGTCAGCTGCCGTGCATCTCGGAGGCCGAGCAGGCGGCCATGCGGGAACTCGCCCCGACGGTGCTCGCCGAAGGGTGCCGCTGCCGATAG
- a CDS encoding ATP-dependent nuclease, producing MRVENFCCLHKVDIAFEEITCFIGPTGVGKSTVLRALDWFFNGERSVSLSTDDVHSAADGERISVEVEFDGLTTCDRDALGRYAPEGAETFSVWRTWEAGDDKITGKALAYGPFEEIRRHAKAMDKRRAYNDLRESDPGLGLPPAGKAEAVDEAMNLWELANRNRLTETEIEGTHFFGFAGQSKLAALIDFVFISADLRAYEEADDSKATALARILNYSVDRSQANAQLGEIEDAAHLARQKVHADVYGTVLQDLSAALSREVAQFTTGRDIVVTPTVQAPRASKTVFEASVMDGAAKTSVYRQGHGFQRALIIATLKYLAEQRRADGGTRTLCLAVEEPELFQHPPQARVFAEVLRGLVASSVEGRTQVMYATHSPVFIDPEGYHQIRRLSREVVEAHPVTRVWQVSEAELCASLTGLVGEDAIKRRTGPRLAGSLAEGFFAHAVVLAEGTTDGAVLTGCAERAGVSLGAEGITLIDVTGRDNILLCHAILSSLGVPCHVIFDGDAGMLERKTESVQHLEPEKRQEKVLNFEGQARKIADDNASLLGYLGASRTPWPATEPSANYTVFEDVLETYLSEYWPAWGVRRQQLIDTGDGVPDKNAATYREAARTATTEPPYVLQAALENVRALTRAF from the coding sequence GTGCGCGTAGAGAACTTCTGCTGTCTGCACAAGGTGGACATCGCCTTCGAGGAAATCACCTGCTTCATCGGCCCGACCGGTGTCGGCAAGTCCACCGTGCTGCGCGCACTCGACTGGTTCTTCAATGGCGAACGTTCGGTCTCGCTGAGCACGGACGATGTCCACTCGGCGGCCGACGGCGAGCGCATCTCCGTCGAGGTCGAGTTCGACGGGCTCACCACTTGCGACCGCGATGCCCTCGGCCGATACGCACCCGAGGGCGCCGAGACCTTCAGTGTCTGGCGGACCTGGGAGGCGGGGGACGACAAGATCACCGGGAAGGCTTTGGCCTACGGCCCCTTCGAGGAGATCCGGCGGCACGCCAAGGCGATGGACAAGCGTCGGGCGTACAACGATCTCCGCGAGAGCGACCCCGGGCTCGGACTGCCCCCGGCCGGGAAGGCCGAGGCCGTTGACGAGGCCATGAACCTCTGGGAACTGGCGAACCGGAACCGGCTCACCGAGACCGAGATCGAGGGGACACATTTCTTCGGGTTCGCGGGGCAGAGCAAGCTGGCCGCGCTGATCGACTTCGTCTTCATCTCGGCCGATCTCCGTGCCTACGAGGAGGCTGACGACTCCAAGGCGACGGCTCTCGCCCGCATCCTCAATTACTCGGTGGACCGCTCCCAGGCGAACGCGCAGCTCGGTGAGATCGAGGATGCCGCTCACCTGGCACGCCAGAAAGTGCACGCCGATGTCTACGGGACCGTGCTCCAGGATTTGTCGGCTGCGTTGTCGAGGGAGGTGGCGCAGTTCACGACCGGTCGGGACATTGTCGTCACCCCCACTGTGCAGGCGCCCAGGGCCTCCAAGACCGTGTTCGAGGCGAGTGTCATGGACGGGGCTGCCAAGACGTCCGTGTATCGCCAGGGGCACGGCTTCCAGCGCGCGCTGATCATCGCGACCTTGAAGTACCTGGCCGAGCAGCGACGTGCGGACGGAGGGACGCGCACGCTCTGCCTCGCTGTCGAGGAGCCTGAGCTGTTCCAGCACCCGCCGCAGGCAAGGGTGTTCGCGGAGGTGCTGCGCGGGCTGGTCGCGTCGTCCGTGGAGGGTCGGACCCAGGTGATGTACGCGACGCACAGCCCTGTGTTCATCGACCCGGAGGGCTACCACCAGATTCGCCGGCTCAGCCGTGAGGTGGTGGAGGCGCATCCGGTCACCAGGGTCTGGCAGGTATCCGAGGCCGAGTTGTGTGCGTCGCTCACGGGACTGGTGGGCGAGGATGCGATCAAGCGGCGGACGGGTCCCCGGCTGGCAGGCTCGCTGGCCGAGGGCTTCTTCGCCCATGCTGTGGTGCTTGCCGAGGGCACTACGGACGGGGCCGTACTCACCGGCTGCGCGGAGAGGGCCGGAGTGAGCCTTGGCGCGGAGGGGATCACGCTCATCGATGTGACGGGCAGGGACAACATTCTCCTTTGCCATGCGATTCTCAGCTCCCTCGGTGTGCCGTGTCATGTGATCTTCGATGGTGACGCCGGAATGCTGGAGCGTAAGACGGAGTCCGTACAGCATCTGGAGCCTGAGAAGCGGCAGGAGAAGGTACTGAACTTCGAGGGCCAGGCGCGGAAGATCGCTGACGACAACGCGAGCCTGCTCGGATACCTGGGTGCCTCGCGGACGCCCTGGCCCGCGACCGAGCCGTCCGCGAATTACACGGTGTTCGAGGACGTGCTGGAGACATATCTCTCGGAGTATTGGCCGGCCTGGGGCGTTCGACGGCAGCAGTTGATCGACACGGGGGACGGGGTGCCCGACAAGAATGCGGCTACCTACCGTGAGGCCGCCCGAACGGCGACGACCGAGCCCCCGTACGTTCTCCAGGCGGCCTTGGAGAACGTACGGGCCTTGACCAGGGCCTTCTGA
- a CDS encoding PglY protein, whose protein sequence is MPTNELFLRDVIDIKEDVHAGDFKVELTGGFTETDARVAEYVVTDQLKAAFGKALGIVRAAARSGNSHAAYLHGSFGSGKSHFLTVLHAVLNNVPAARAKPRLQEVIAEHDDWLKGKRFLMVPYHLVGSTDLDSALLGGYVAEVRRLHPDAPVPPVYRADSMLADAERFRGAIGDAAFAELLPVTGGTSDVVEDDLDVIDGATTQWTPAELHRAFAALAGDPLRDRLVSALLTGPMSSYAEGARGDAHAFLPLENGLAVISRHAKSLGYDGIILFLDELILWLQAHMSNREKVNSEVSKLVKLIESGDSARPVPIVSLISRQRDLSQLVGADVVGADVKNLEQQVEYLAGRFDVISLEDRNLPEIIKERILKPKDQLARAALDDAFATIESSNSQVKDVLLDAHGATHADWADFRAVYPLSPALLNVLVALSGALQRERTGLKLLQEMLRRRRGDIKLGELIPLGDLWDVLSDGTGEAFTDRLKNEAEAAHTFHAKVRAHLLEKYGSEQSEKFIADDRFVKTLLLAALAPDVPALKRLTGGRIAALNHGSIRSRTVAPGSLVVTRLRELQAEFGEIRADGDQDPVFTLHLSDLDIEPLLDMVADEDRTGARRIWVKDQLWKALGLKDSGAFVCEHDIVWQGTKRTAEFVFENVRDTAQLSADQFRPGVDGRVRFILDYPFDDGQHYPNDDAQRVEALRSEGLMAPTLVWLPSFFSEQKSAQLGRLIKINYLLERDRLDDYAGHLHSDDRVRVRHQLAAQRDTLTSQLTATLAQLYGIAKVDENSVSAEVSEGKHILSLLPEYARPQLQGGKSFQDNLQHLADGVFRALYPKHPDFSRTGDRKAVSLAELKTALTWITRAMDDGGRRIEVDSHHLKIVKRIVEPLELGQVHDGPLVLRNDWRARINQAAHQHRPGVEDLTAEEVRTWIAEDLGWTGLDKNTSSLIIATYALLDDRAWTYHGSPLPQPPELERIGAGYGLRAQQLPTDEEYATARVRAAKLFGVAVQPNLFARNVNKLFTGVSEKVAEYEQSVNALRTSLSRHAEALGMDRETSERLSSGKDAADLLARLGRHRDATALVQELAGASHDTGDTMLATAITSAGDVLQALDDADWALLGGVRGFAGRQDSVGERAERLIAEIAETAATSEFERSLIPVLGSIRAKAVVLVQDAARLTQVETPVTPQPVAVPEPPAADDVSLTQHGRPSVPSSDPAPSTAPGQPSTGLSRTVRLQPSHVENSLNKAIDNLWDEILAYSAAHPGMAVEITWQVVPAEDGTTSSTEDETQS, encoded by the coding sequence ATGCCCACGAATGAGCTCTTCCTGCGGGATGTCATCGACATCAAGGAAGACGTCCATGCCGGCGATTTCAAGGTGGAGCTCACTGGTGGCTTCACCGAGACCGATGCCCGGGTCGCCGAGTATGTGGTCACCGACCAGCTCAAGGCGGCCTTCGGTAAGGCCCTCGGGATCGTGCGCGCCGCTGCGCGCAGTGGTAATTCGCACGCCGCCTACCTCCACGGTTCGTTCGGTTCAGGTAAGAGCCACTTCCTGACCGTGCTGCACGCGGTGCTGAACAACGTGCCGGCTGCCCGTGCCAAGCCGAGGCTCCAGGAAGTCATTGCCGAACACGACGACTGGCTGAAGGGCAAGCGGTTCCTGATGGTGCCGTACCACCTCGTCGGCTCGACCGACCTGGACTCGGCACTGCTCGGTGGGTACGTCGCTGAGGTGCGGCGGCTCCACCCTGATGCGCCCGTCCCGCCCGTCTATCGAGCGGACTCCATGCTCGCCGACGCGGAGAGGTTTCGCGGGGCGATCGGTGACGCGGCCTTTGCAGAGTTGCTGCCTGTGACCGGTGGCACGTCCGATGTGGTCGAGGACGATCTGGATGTGATCGACGGGGCCACCACGCAGTGGACACCGGCCGAACTGCACCGGGCCTTCGCCGCGCTCGCCGGTGATCCTCTGCGGGATCGTCTGGTCTCCGCACTGCTGACCGGGCCGATGTCTTCGTACGCCGAGGGCGCCCGAGGCGATGCACACGCGTTCCTGCCGCTGGAGAACGGTCTCGCCGTGATCAGCCGGCACGCCAAATCCCTCGGCTATGACGGCATCATCCTCTTCCTCGATGAGCTGATCCTCTGGTTGCAGGCACACATGTCGAACCGCGAGAAGGTGAACTCCGAGGTCAGCAAGTTGGTCAAGCTGATCGAGTCGGGGGACAGCGCGCGGCCGGTACCGATCGTTTCGCTCATCTCCCGACAGCGCGATCTCTCCCAGCTCGTCGGCGCCGATGTAGTGGGCGCGGACGTGAAGAATCTGGAGCAGCAGGTCGAGTACCTTGCCGGGCGCTTCGACGTGATCAGTCTTGAGGACCGCAATCTGCCGGAGATCATCAAAGAGCGCATTCTCAAGCCCAAGGACCAGCTCGCCCGGGCTGCTCTCGATGATGCCTTCGCGACCATCGAGTCGAGCAACTCGCAGGTCAAGGATGTTCTGCTCGACGCTCATGGTGCGACGCATGCTGATTGGGCAGACTTTCGGGCGGTATATCCCCTTTCGCCTGCACTGCTCAATGTTCTTGTGGCGCTTTCCGGTGCCCTGCAGCGCGAACGTACTGGTCTCAAACTGTTGCAGGAGATGCTTCGGAGGCGGCGCGGGGACATCAAGCTGGGCGAACTGATCCCGCTCGGTGATCTGTGGGACGTGCTCTCGGACGGTACCGGGGAAGCCTTCACCGACCGCCTCAAGAACGAGGCCGAGGCCGCGCACACCTTCCACGCCAAGGTCCGGGCACACCTCCTGGAGAAGTACGGCTCCGAGCAGAGCGAAAAGTTCATCGCCGACGACCGGTTCGTCAAGACCCTGCTTCTTGCCGCGCTCGCCCCCGACGTCCCGGCGCTCAAGAGGCTCACCGGCGGGCGGATCGCCGCGTTGAACCACGGCTCGATCCGCTCCCGTACCGTCGCTCCCGGGTCGCTCGTGGTGACCCGACTGCGTGAGCTGCAGGCCGAGTTCGGCGAAATTCGCGCCGATGGCGACCAGGACCCCGTCTTCACGCTTCACTTGTCCGACCTGGACATCGAGCCGCTGCTCGACATGGTCGCCGACGAGGACAGGACCGGAGCCCGGCGGATCTGGGTCAAGGACCAGTTGTGGAAGGCGCTCGGACTCAAGGACTCCGGAGCCTTCGTGTGTGAGCACGACATCGTGTGGCAGGGAACGAAGCGCACCGCCGAGTTCGTCTTCGAAAACGTCCGTGACACCGCGCAGCTTTCCGCTGACCAGTTCCGCCCAGGCGTGGACGGGCGGGTCCGGTTCATTCTGGACTACCCTTTCGATGACGGTCAGCACTACCCGAATGACGATGCACAGCGCGTCGAGGCGCTCCGGTCCGAAGGGCTCATGGCTCCGACGCTGGTCTGGCTGCCCTCGTTCTTCTCCGAGCAGAAGAGTGCCCAGCTCGGGCGGCTGATCAAGATCAACTATCTGTTGGAGCGGGACCGGCTCGACGACTATGCAGGGCACCTCCACTCCGACGACCGGGTACGCGTGCGCCACCAGCTCGCAGCCCAGCGCGACACCCTCACCTCACAGCTCACCGCGACGCTCGCTCAGCTGTACGGCATCGCGAAAGTGGACGAGAACAGCGTCTCCGCGGAGGTGAGCGAGGGAAAGCACATCCTGTCGCTGCTGCCCGAGTACGCGAGGCCGCAGCTGCAGGGCGGCAAGTCGTTCCAGGACAATCTGCAGCACCTCGCCGACGGTGTCTTTCGCGCTCTCTACCCCAAGCACCCGGACTTCAGCAGGACCGGAGACCGCAAGGCTGTCAGTCTCGCAGAGCTGAAGACCGCTCTGACCTGGATCACCCGTGCCATGGACGACGGCGGCCGCCGTATCGAGGTCGACAGCCACCATCTCAAGATCGTCAAGAGAATCGTTGAACCGCTGGAACTCGGCCAGGTTCATGATGGTCCGCTGGTTCTGCGCAACGACTGGCGTGCGCGTATCAACCAGGCTGCCCACCAGCACCGCCCCGGAGTCGAGGACCTGACGGCCGAGGAGGTCCGCACCTGGATCGCTGAGGATCTCGGCTGGACCGGCCTGGACAAGAACACCAGCAGCCTGATCATCGCGACCTACGCGCTGCTCGACGATCGTGCCTGGACCTACCACGGCAGCCCGCTGCCCCAGCCGCCCGAGTTGGAGCGCATCGGCGCCGGCTACGGGCTGCGAGCACAGCAGTTGCCGACCGACGAGGAATACGCGACCGCGAGGGTGCGGGCGGCAAAGCTCTTCGGTGTGGCCGTCCAGCCGAATTTGTTCGCGCGCAATGTGAACAAGCTTTTCACCGGCGTCAGCGAGAAGGTCGCGGAATACGAGCAGTCCGTCAACGCCTTGCGCACCTCGCTGAGCAGGCACGCGGAGGCACTCGGTATGGACCGGGAGACCAGCGAACGGCTGTCCTCCGGGAAGGATGCAGCGGACCTGCTTGCCCGCCTCGGGCGCCACCGGGACGCGACCGCGCTCGTACAGGAGCTGGCAGGTGCCTCCCACGACACCGGTGACACTATGCTTGCCACCGCAATCACCTCGGCAGGCGATGTCCTCCAGGCGCTCGACGACGCGGACTGGGCGCTGCTGGGCGGTGTGCGGGGGTTTGCGGGGCGGCAGGACAGTGTGGGTGAACGGGCCGAACGGCTGATCGCGGAGATCGCCGAGACCGCTGCGACCAGCGAATTCGAGCGCTCGCTGATCCCCGTACTCGGGTCCATCCGGGCCAAGGCCGTGGTCCTGGTCCAGGACGCGGCCCGGCTGACACAGGTGGAGACGCCCGTCACACCGCAGCCGGTGGCGGTTCCCGAACCGCCCGCCGCCGACGACGTATCCCTCACCCAGCACGGCAGGCCGTCCGTCCCCTCCAGTGACCCCGCCCCGTCAACGGCCCCCGGTCAGCCGAGCACGGGCCTCTCCCGTACGGTCAGGCTTCAGCCCAGCCACGTCGAGAACTCGCTGAACAAGGCCATCGACAATCTCTGGGACGAGATCCTGGCCTACTCGGCCGCGCACCCCGGCATGGCTGTGGAGATCACGTGGCAAGTGGTCCCTGCCGAGGACGGCACCACCAGTTCCACCGAAGACGAGACGCAGTCCTGA
- a CDS encoding ATP-binding protein produces MPIQQPAALVREFAMQFTSTPRGARLARRLVSHRLDEWGHPYDSTPNETFTLIAAELATNAIRHGHVSGRDFHVRLIECTSKAMTFLRIEVADTRTERCPSPEAPTPPATDDESGRGLFLVSQLADRWCVAPRVGAPGKSVWAEIELNHG; encoded by the coding sequence GTGCCGATCCAGCAACCGGCGGCACTCGTACGCGAATTCGCCATGCAGTTCACCTCCACTCCACGCGGCGCCCGGCTCGCTCGGCGCCTCGTCTCGCACCGGCTCGACGAGTGGGGCCACCCCTACGACTCCACCCCCAACGAGACCTTCACCCTGATCGCCGCCGAGCTGGCAACAAACGCCATCCGTCACGGCCACGTGTCCGGACGCGACTTCCATGTAAGGCTCATCGAATGCACATCCAAGGCAATGACGTTTCTCCGCATCGAGGTTGCTGATACCCGCACCGAGCGGTGCCCTTCCCCCGAGGCGCCCACTCCGCCGGCTACCGACGATGAGTCAGGTCGTGGCCTGTTTCTCGTCTCGCAGCTCGCAGACCGCTGGTGCGTGGCACCTCGAGTCGGAGCCCCGGGCAAGAGCGTATGGGCGGAAATCGAACTCAATCACGGTTAA
- a CDS encoding PIN-like domain-containing protein, with amino-acid sequence MAFKDDPAENGTEAGTGLGRGIFDCDGAHQSPRKNDYERVFQSGMVVLDTNVLLNLYRSNARTRQDTLAVLTKLRDRLWVPHQVLTEFWRNREQKSVRHHHSTKAKETSAALERVRRSASDAVDRWVKDVRLKHDEVVTQRINESLSALTETVEELQGIIDGQAERDALEGTAETHSDPVLVELEPLLSGRIGEPLPTDEYDKAVQTAQKRADEEIPPGYEDFKTKPAERAAGDYLLWLQLLQEAQRRTCDVLLVTGDVKKDWWQQRDGDIPARPRAELVVELREQAGVRLYMLTPAELLTWAEQLLEGLHVDKDSVDDLEQLRGADRDDDELDEGWSQQSLDAFIEQLVARYPAHAKVIVAAAANGGFVDRNTVYDLAGYSPDRQLKGFTRPVSTVARELEDLGVLSGEEPFLLHTIYGSLTEPSWASGFRIPDETIPLLRESFEGGQLWPAFSKGGAESAEEDKASERDEA; translated from the coding sequence ATGGCGTTCAAGGACGATCCGGCGGAGAACGGTACCGAGGCCGGAACAGGGCTCGGACGAGGGATCTTCGACTGCGACGGAGCCCATCAGAGCCCTCGAAAGAACGACTACGAGCGGGTCTTCCAGAGCGGGATGGTCGTCCTCGACACCAACGTGCTGCTCAACCTCTACCGCTCCAACGCCCGTACCCGGCAGGACACCCTGGCGGTGCTCACGAAGCTACGGGACCGGCTCTGGGTGCCGCACCAGGTGCTCACTGAGTTTTGGCGCAACCGCGAGCAGAAGTCCGTCCGCCACCACCACAGCACCAAGGCCAAGGAAACATCGGCGGCCTTGGAGCGGGTTCGGCGGTCCGCAAGTGACGCCGTCGATCGGTGGGTCAAGGACGTACGCCTCAAGCATGACGAAGTTGTCACCCAGCGGATCAACGAGAGTCTGTCCGCACTCACCGAGACCGTGGAGGAACTGCAGGGGATCATCGACGGTCAGGCCGAGCGCGACGCGCTGGAGGGCACGGCCGAGACCCACAGCGACCCCGTGCTCGTGGAGCTGGAGCCTCTCCTGTCGGGCCGCATCGGCGAGCCCCTGCCGACGGACGAGTACGACAAGGCCGTCCAGACGGCTCAGAAGCGGGCCGACGAGGAAATCCCGCCCGGGTACGAGGACTTCAAGACTAAGCCTGCCGAGCGGGCCGCCGGAGACTACCTGCTGTGGTTGCAGTTGCTGCAGGAGGCTCAGCGACGTACCTGCGATGTGCTGCTGGTGACGGGTGACGTCAAGAAGGACTGGTGGCAGCAGCGAGATGGTGACATCCCGGCGCGCCCCAGGGCCGAGCTGGTGGTGGAGCTGAGGGAGCAGGCAGGCGTGCGCCTCTACATGCTGACTCCGGCGGAGCTGCTCACCTGGGCCGAGCAGTTGCTCGAAGGGCTGCACGTCGACAAGGACTCGGTGGACGACCTGGAGCAGCTGCGCGGAGCGGACCGGGACGACGACGAGCTGGACGAAGGTTGGAGCCAGCAGTCGCTGGACGCGTTCATCGAGCAGCTTGTCGCGCGCTATCCGGCGCATGCCAAGGTGATCGTCGCCGCTGCTGCGAACGGAGGGTTCGTGGACCGGAACACGGTCTACGACCTCGCGGGCTACTCGCCGGATCGGCAGCTCAAGGGATTCACCCGGCCGGTCAGCACAGTGGCACGTGAGCTGGAGGACCTGGGGGTGCTGAGCGGCGAGGAGCCGTTCCTGCTGCACACCATCTACGGATCGCTGACGGAACCCTCCTGGGCCAGCGGATTCCGTATCCCGGACGAGACGATCCCGCTGCTTCGTGAGTCCTTCGAGGGCGGTCAGCTCTGGCCAGCTTTCTCCAAGGGCGGTGCTGAGTCCGCCGAGGAAGACAAGGCATCGGAGCGCGACGAGGCGTAG